A section of the Clostridium felsineum DSM 794 genome encodes:
- a CDS encoding sensor histidine kinase, with the protein MKDALKNPEIMKVLQLNFIFGLIFMLALYIFVNKVSVNANSELIKNDGAIMETLIEAHPEIKNDIISAFTRENTSTVNVKKGIELSKQYGFDDSKYNLNETLNVFHSKLIYITLIIFAFYFIFSVALIITQFRKVFFKINEVYKGAEKIMNGNYSLRLNDYTEGELGKLSASFNRMSSIIENTLNTLKGEKIFLKNMMQDISHQLKTPLSSLKIFNELLLNQSVKDEKTVNEFLYESEKQLDKMEWLIINLLKMARLDAGAIDFKNENKSIEETIDESIRLLKPMYVLKNQEVSVNSTDKSYFKHDKKWLIEAFSNIIKNCIEHTEEYGQIKIEIYKSPIMVKVTIEDNGGGISKEDLPHIFERFYKGKGVYNKNSTGIGLSMAKSIIENQGGFITVKSIIGQGTKFSIVFLYDEQK; encoded by the coding sequence GTGAAGGACGCTCTTAAAAACCCAGAAATTATGAAGGTACTACAGCTTAATTTTATATTTGGATTAATATTTATGCTTGCATTATATATTTTTGTAAATAAAGTATCTGTTAATGCAAATAGTGAACTTATAAAGAATGATGGAGCAATAATGGAGACACTAATAGAAGCTCATCCGGAAATTAAGAATGATATAATAAGCGCATTTACTAGAGAGAATACAAGCACAGTTAACGTAAAAAAAGGAATAGAATTATCAAAACAATATGGATTTGATGATAGTAAATACAACTTAAATGAGACATTGAATGTATTCCATAGTAAGCTAATATATATAACTTTAATAATTTTTGCATTTTATTTCATATTTAGTGTTGCTCTTATTATAACCCAATTTAGAAAGGTATTTTTTAAGATAAATGAAGTCTACAAGGGTGCAGAAAAAATAATGAATGGGAATTATTCTCTGAGATTAAATGATTATACAGAAGGTGAACTAGGAAAGTTAAGCGCCTCATTTAATAGAATGAGTTCAATAATAGAAAATACTTTGAATACGCTAAAGGGAGAAAAAATTTTTCTTAAAAATATGATGCAGGATATATCACATCAATTAAAAACACCTCTTTCATCTCTTAAAATTTTTAATGAATTGCTCTTAAATCAAAGTGTTAAAGATGAAAAAACAGTAAATGAGTTTTTATATGAAAGTGAAAAACAGTTAGATAAGATGGAATGGCTTATAATTAATCTTTTAAAAATGGCAAGATTAGATGCAGGAGCTATAGATTTTAAAAATGAAAATAAATCTATAGAAGAGACAATAGATGAAAGTATAAGGCTTTTAAAACCAATGTATGTTCTTAAAAATCAAGAGGTATCAGTTAATAGTACTGATAAGTCTTATTTTAAGCATGATAAAAAGTGGCTTATAGAAGCTTTCAGTAATATAATAAAAAATTGTATAGAACACACAGAAGAGTATGGACAAATAAAAATTGAAATATATAAATCACCCATAATGGTTAAAGTAACGATTGAAGATAACGGAGGAGGTATATCAAAAGAGGATTTACCTCATATATTTGAACGATTTTATAAAGGAAAGGGAGTATACAATAAAAACAGTACGGGAATAGGTCTATCTATGGCAAAAAGTATAATAGAAAACCAAGGTGGATTTATAACTGTTAAAAGTATTATTGGACAGGGAACAAAATTTAGTATAGTTTTTTTATACGATGAACAAAAATAA
- a CDS encoding response regulator transcription factor, whose amino-acid sequence MAKILLVEDDEALSMGIRYTLLSEKFEVTAANCIKDAKEVFNKEKFSLVLMDLMLPDGSGYDLCSEIRKNSDIPIIFLTACDEEVNVVMGFDLGADDYITKPFKIKELISRIKAVLRRCTSNGEVLELKSRDVSIDKKTLKAYKNDDEIILTHMELKLLMLFIENSGQTLKRNLILQKLWDVSEEFVDDNTLSVYIKRLREKLKDNSENPYIITVRGIGYRWNKGGDLSEGRS is encoded by the coding sequence ATGGCAAAAATACTTCTTGTTGAGGATGATGAAGCACTTTCAATGGGAATTAGATACACTCTTTTGAGTGAAAAATTTGAAGTTACTGCTGCAAATTGTATAAAAGATGCTAAAGAAGTTTTTAACAAGGAGAAATTTTCACTTGTACTTATGGATTTAATGCTACCAGATGGAAGTGGATATGATTTATGTAGTGAGATAAGAAAAAACTCAGATATCCCAATAATATTTTTAACTGCCTGTGATGAGGAAGTAAATGTAGTAATGGGATTTGATTTGGGAGCAGATGATTACATAACAAAGCCATTTAAAATAAAAGAACTTATATCTCGAATTAAAGCTGTCTTAAGAAGATGTACAAGTAACGGAGAGGTACTAGAATTAAAATCTAGGGATGTTTCTATTGATAAAAAAACACTCAAGGCATATAAAAATGATGATGAGATAATACTTACCCATATGGAACTAAAACTCCTAATGCTTTTTATAGAAAATTCAGGACAAACTCTCAAAAGAAATTTAATACTTCAAAAGCTGTGGGATGTTTCGGAAGAATTTGTAGATGATAATACACTTTCTGTTTATATAAAGCGTCTTAGAGAAAAGCTTAAGGATAATTCAGAAAATCCTTATATAATAACAGTAAGAGGTATAGGCTACAGATGGAATAAAGGGGGAGATTTAAGTGAAGGACGCTCTTAA
- a CDS encoding FeoA family protein produces the protein MSLCDLKANSKRSIKSIVGDEKLSKRLSALGFIEGTEVEVKMVAPLGDPILVNVRGFNIAIRKKDAKNIFLKEDK, from the coding sequence ATGAGTTTATGTGATTTAAAAGCTAATAGTAAAAGAAGTATAAAAAGTATAGTCGGAGACGAAAAACTTTCGAAGAGGTTAAGTGCTTTAGGTTTTATAGAAGGTACTGAAGTAGAGGTTAAAATGGTAGCGCCATTAGGTGATCCTATACTTGTAAATGTAAGAGGATTCAATATAGCTATTAGAAAAAAGGACGCTAAAAATATTTTTCTTAAGGAGGATAAGTAA
- a CDS encoding ABC transporter ATP-binding protein, with the protein MEIAFIEGLSKIYGKGDSRVEALKDINLSINKGEFTAIVGPSGSGKSTLLHMIGGLDKPTNGKVIIDGSDIYSFKEKKLSVFRRRKIGIVFQYYNLIPVLTVEENIKLSLSLDNIDPDEKYIDELIEVLDLKNKKNSFPEELSGGQQQRVAVGRALAYKPAIILADEPTGNLDTKNSRAVVELLRFSVEKYNQTLVMITHDMNIASSADRIIKMEDGTIESDEVIRG; encoded by the coding sequence ATGGAGATAGCATTTATAGAAGGTCTTTCTAAGATTTATGGAAAGGGAGATTCAAGAGTTGAGGCTTTAAAAGATATAAATTTAAGTATAAATAAAGGTGAATTTACAGCTATAGTAGGACCTAGTGGATCAGGAAAAAGTACTCTTCTACATATGATAGGAGGATTGGATAAACCCACAAATGGTAAGGTTATTATAGATGGAAGTGACATTTACTCATTTAAAGAAAAAAAACTTTCGGTATTTAGAAGAAGAAAGATAGGAATAGTTTTTCAATACTATAATCTAATTCCAGTATTAACAGTAGAAGAAAATATAAAATTATCACTTTCTCTAGATAATATAGATCCTGATGAAAAATACATTGATGAACTTATTGAAGTATTAGACTTAAAAAATAAAAAAAATAGTTTTCCAGAAGAACTTTCAGGTGGACAACAGCAGAGAGTGGCAGTAGGCAGAGCTCTTGCATATAAGCCAGCTATAATTCTTGCTGATGAACCTACAGGAAATCTTGATACAAAGAATAGTAGAGCTGTCGTTGAACTCTTGAGATTTTCGGTTGAAAAGTATAATCAAACACTTGTGATGATAACTCATGATATGAATATAGCTTCCTCTGCAGATAGAATAATAAAAATGGAGGATGGTACTATTGAAAGTGACGAGGTGATACGTGGATGA
- a CDS encoding MFS transporter codes for MNKNFRNMLIAFIGAFFLSLFSNTLSPFITTIKNTYGVSSTMIAVLPPTVYLASFAMSIIGAKLMAKLDLKKGLYFGFSFIIIASTIIIFAKSFYVLLIGYFFSGFAVGMGSLIATTIISLLPKQYQKFGLYNAFFGLGGILILPISKFFLKNGISFHYVYIIHIVTIIVFFLIATGLKDVSIHNQNSSENSHVSLSVLKNPLVLTMCLAIFFYVGAEISTTNWTGTFLEKYYSISKANVPNILLAFWILFTLGRAFGDKIIDKIGALRFLCISPIISILGIFIILSKSNSYFALVGVGIIGITISVIYPAIQGYIIQHVPSKDIPSASAVINIFNNCGATFLTYIIGFAAGIKITSVFIIQIIFYLYIILASAKYLKKTKTNKKAA; via the coding sequence ATGAACAAAAACTTTAGAAACATGCTTATTGCCTTTATTGGCGCGTTCTTTTTATCACTATTTTCAAACACTTTGTCCCCCTTTATAACTACCATAAAAAATACTTATGGTGTTTCAAGTACTATGATTGCAGTGCTTCCCCCTACAGTTTACTTAGCTTCTTTTGCTATGAGCATAATCGGTGCTAAATTAATGGCAAAGCTTGATTTAAAAAAAGGCCTTTATTTTGGTTTTTCTTTTATAATAATAGCTAGTACCATAATTATATTTGCGAAATCCTTTTATGTATTACTTATAGGATACTTTTTCTCTGGATTTGCAGTTGGAATGGGGTCTCTTATAGCTACTACCATAATATCCTTATTACCAAAACAATATCAAAAATTTGGTCTTTATAATGCCTTTTTTGGTCTTGGAGGAATTTTAATTTTACCAATTAGTAAGTTCTTTTTAAAGAATGGTATAAGCTTTCACTATGTATATATAATACATATTGTAACAATAATTGTGTTTTTCCTTATAGCTACAGGCTTAAAAGATGTATCGATACACAATCAAAATTCTTCAGAAAACTCTCATGTATCACTTTCAGTACTAAAAAATCCTTTAGTTTTAACTATGTGTTTGGCTATATTCTTTTATGTTGGTGCTGAAATTTCAACCACAAATTGGACTGGTACTTTTTTAGAGAAATATTATAGTATAAGTAAGGCAAACGTACCAAATATTTTGCTAGCCTTTTGGATTTTATTTACTCTTGGAAGAGCTTTTGGAGATAAAATAATTGATAAAATCGGTGCCCTTAGATTTTTATGTATTTCACCAATAATATCTATACTAGGAATATTTATAATATTATCTAAATCTAATAGCTATTTTGCACTAGTAGGTGTAGGAATTATAGGTATTACTATATCTGTTATATATCCTGCAATTCAAGGCTATATTATACAACATGTTCCGTCTAAGGATATTCCATCAGCTTCAGCTGTTATAAATATATTTAATAACTGTGGCGCTACATTCTTAACTTATATTATAGGTTTTGCAGCTGGAATAAAGATTACTTCTGTGTTTATAATACAAATTATATTTTATTTATATATAATTCTTGCTTCTGCAAAATATCTTAAAAAAACAAAAACTAACAAAAAAGCAGCATAA
- the feoB gene encoding ferrous iron transport protein B, with the protein MVTAALIGNPNVGKTSLFNVLTGSNQYVGNWAGVTVEKKEGYLNKDIKIVDLPGIYAMDTYSNEEKVSKNFLENGNVDIIINIVDAANLDRNLYLTMQLKEFKKPIILLLNMIDVAEKKGLKFDFDKLSSELKVKVIPIVASKNKNIDEVKAILENEDFSKFKDDNEYNFSTEKETYDYIEGILKKSVKQIYEVKNSITEMLDKVLLNRFMAYPAFAFIIFIIFKITFSWVGAPLQDFCSSLVDDNIIPYLHKILSFTSPWFNSFLIDGIFGGVISVVVFLPIILTLFFCISILEDSGYMARAAFLMDKLMRKMGLSGKAFIPLVMGFGCNVPAIMSARTLESEKDRKLTALLIPFMSCNARLPIYALMTAAFFPKNKGLVIGSLYLLGIIIAFIIGKSLKNTLFKKGEEPLVIELPEYKFPAPRNLFLHTWDKGKGFLKKAGTIIFSISVIIWALSHFGFGGMVDIKYSFLSYIGRVLVPFFTPLGIGTWQNSVALLSGLAAKEVVLSTMGVIYGANLVKVLPTLFSPLTAYVFLVFVLLYPPCISALGTMKKEYGMKMTLFSIVFQICTAWIVCFVIYNIGILLIR; encoded by the coding sequence ATGGTTACAGCTGCACTTATTGGTAATCCTAATGTTGGTAAGACTTCTTTGTTTAATGTACTTACAGGTTCAAACCAATATGTCGGAAACTGGGCAGGTGTTACGGTTGAAAAAAAAGAGGGATACTTAAATAAAGATATTAAGATTGTGGACTTACCTGGAATATATGCAATGGATACTTATTCAAACGAGGAAAAAGTATCAAAGAATTTTCTAGAGAATGGTAATGTTGATATAATAATAAACATAGTAGATGCTGCAAATCTTGACAGAAATCTTTATCTTACAATGCAGCTCAAGGAGTTTAAAAAACCAATTATACTGCTTTTAAATATGATAGATGTTGCAGAAAAAAAAGGTCTGAAATTTGATTTCGATAAATTATCAAGTGAACTAAAGGTTAAGGTTATACCCATAGTGGCATCAAAGAACAAGAATATAGATGAGGTTAAGGCTATATTAGAAAACGAAGACTTTTCCAAGTTTAAGGATGATAATGAATATAATTTTTCCACAGAAAAAGAAACTTATGATTATATAGAAGGTATTTTGAAAAAATCTGTAAAGCAAATTTACGAAGTTAAAAACTCAATTACAGAAATGCTGGATAAAGTGCTCCTTAATAGATTTATGGCATATCCAGCTTTTGCATTTATAATATTTATAATATTTAAAATAACATTTTCGTGGGTTGGAGCACCGCTGCAAGATTTTTGTAGTAGTTTAGTAGATGATAATATAATCCCATATTTACACAAGATACTAAGCTTTACAAGTCCATGGTTTAATTCTTTTTTAATAGATGGTATTTTTGGTGGAGTTATTTCAGTAGTTGTATTTTTACCGATAATACTAACTCTATTTTTTTGCATTTCTATACTAGAAGACAGTGGATATATGGCAAGAGCAGCATTTTTAATGGACAAGTTAATGAGAAAAATGGGACTTTCAGGGAAAGCATTTATTCCACTAGTAATGGGGTTTGGGTGTAATGTTCCTGCTATAATGTCTGCTAGAACACTTGAAAGTGAGAAAGACAGGAAGTTAACAGCACTCTTAATTCCGTTTATGTCATGTAATGCTAGATTACCGATATATGCACTTATGACAGCAGCATTTTTCCCTAAAAATAAAGGGTTAGTAATAGGTTCGCTATATTTATTAGGAATTATAATTGCATTTATAATAGGCAAAAGTTTGAAAAATACTCTGTTTAAAAAAGGAGAGGAACCTCTTGTAATAGAGCTTCCAGAATATAAATTTCCAGCACCTAGAAACTTATTTTTACATACTTGGGATAAGGGAAAAGGATTTTTAAAGAAAGCAGGAACTATAATATTCTCCATATCTGTTATAATATGGGCATTATCTCATTTTGGATTTGGCGGTATGGTAGATATTAAATACAGTTTTTTGTCATATATAGGAAGAGTTTTGGTCCCATTTTTTACCCCACTTGGTATTGGAACTTGGCAGAATTCAGTAGCTCTTTTAAGTGGACTTGCAGCAAAGGAAGTTGTGTTAAGTACAATGGGAGTAATTTATGGAGCTAACCTGGTAAAAGTTTTACCAACTTTATTTTCACCGCTTACGGCATATGTATTCTTAGTTTTTGTACTTTTGTATCCACCATGTATTTCGGCACTTGGAACAATGAAGAAAGAGTATGGAATGAAGATGACTTTATTTTCTATTGTTTTTCAAATTTGTACAGCTTGGATAGTATGTTTTGTGATTTATAATATAGGAATTTTACTAATAAGATGA
- a CDS encoding DUF3189 family protein — MIVIYHDVGGTHSTAVAANIHINKLPMDKVPKKEELLKLKTFDKIDKGDMGHLVYIGEDEFKDKVYTIGRQYAANLVIPAIEDMYSILNGNNEDLMIVDTKPTVNTLMKIGGFTSRRLHMVSIGRPIVTYGSLKAYMEIANIVKGVKNNLRKVLKIS, encoded by the coding sequence ATGATAGTTATTTACCATGATGTTGGAGGAACACATTCTACTGCAGTAGCTGCTAATATACACATAAATAAGTTACCAATGGATAAAGTCCCTAAAAAAGAAGAACTATTGAAGTTAAAAACCTTTGATAAAATTGATAAAGGAGATATGGGGCATCTTGTTTATATAGGAGAAGATGAATTTAAAGATAAAGTGTATACTATTGGTAGACAATATGCGGCTAATCTTGTTATACCAGCTATTGAAGATATGTATTCAATTCTAAATGGAAATAATGAAGATCTTATGATAGTTGATACAAAACCAACGGTTAACACACTTATGAAAATAGGGGGATTTACATCTAGAAGATTACATATGGTTAGTATAGGAAGACCTATTGTTACATATGGAAGTCTTAAAGCTTATATGGAGATAGCAAATATAGTTAAAGGTGTGAAGAATAACCTTAGAAAGGTATTAAAGATAAGTTAG
- a CDS encoding ABC transporter permease: MNISKLLALRYIKRQKRRTIVTILGVILSVALFTSIGVMLYSIQNYQSSYQSSLNGSYDVIYEGVNSDSVEYLKNNYSVDKVGTALDLGNGFISKEEADKYALGDSSVRAYTAVYFDNETVKMTSVKLKEGIFPKQENQVLVPKILMNKGYRVNSKIKLCIAGSGMKKSQEKEFVISGFLDNDENIIYLSKDFSEEFLAGNKNYRVFVSLKNEADYKKSFRIIQKQIKCNNVSYNYTGMANKGKYMENYSDYSNLFVICLLGVVILIASALVIYSAFNISIFERIKEFGVLRAVGTSRYQIKSIIFIESCIMIIVGIPIGILCGIAAIKILVFIVNLNKFNMFRDINIHISLSVIISGAGFGVLCILFSSIVPVIKSGRINPIEAIKGFKKIKLLKHKRKHFKFIKGIKFETILIFRNIKRNKGRFRLVVLSIAVSITIFISFYSFVMLIFRNIGKVGYKKDMHISTTDITFKKEDIYDMKNIKGVKEIYPLEESSILIFCPLNRLSENFKKTSRTIHYKQGYFWDTYNIYFSGYDSNELDEIKDYVIKGKIDIDKLNKGEEVLVFEKVNSRTTGEVNETNLQIGDEIYIDNNNIYKKPEDYPKIDFQKLKKVKVGAVISKSIFQAYGGSSMLFISSLEGYKNIVGHNNFSDFEVELFKNADKKKVKQKIKSKLGVNYKYTLQDSEEIQKEYEESKIEVFILIYGFIGVISLIGILNIVNTVNTNLILRLKEFACLIAVGMSISDLKKMLLKEGILYGIYGTIYGMIFSSGLYYIIYKSILKTETVIWYMYAKEVIISVISVIIIIFVSMIFPLKRIEKMNIIENMRGEE; the protein is encoded by the coding sequence ATGAATATATCTAAACTTCTTGCTTTAAGATATATTAAACGTCAAAAAAGAAGAACCATTGTAACAATACTTGGAGTAATTCTTTCGGTAGCACTTTTTACATCCATTGGAGTAATGCTTTATAGCATACAAAATTATCAGAGCTCATACCAATCAAGTTTGAATGGGAGTTATGATGTTATATATGAAGGAGTTAATTCAGATAGTGTAGAGTATCTTAAGAATAATTATAGTGTGGATAAGGTTGGAACTGCATTAGATTTAGGCAATGGTTTTATAAGTAAGGAGGAAGCAGATAAGTATGCTTTAGGAGATAGTTCAGTAAGGGCATATACTGCGGTTTATTTTGATAATGAAACTGTAAAAATGACAAGTGTAAAATTAAAGGAAGGTATTTTCCCTAAGCAAGAAAATCAGGTGTTAGTACCTAAAATTTTAATGAATAAAGGTTACAGAGTTAATAGTAAAATAAAATTGTGTATAGCAGGAAGTGGAATGAAAAAGAGTCAGGAAAAAGAATTTGTTATCTCTGGTTTCTTAGATAATGATGAGAATATTATATATTTGTCTAAAGACTTTTCGGAAGAATTTCTTGCTGGCAATAAAAATTATAGGGTATTTGTAAGCTTAAAAAATGAAGCTGATTATAAGAAAAGCTTTAGAATTATACAGAAACAAATTAAATGTAATAATGTAAGCTATAATTATACTGGTATGGCGAACAAAGGAAAGTACATGGAAAATTATTCAGACTATTCAAATCTATTTGTTATATGCTTGCTTGGAGTTGTTATATTAATAGCGTCGGCGCTTGTTATATATAGTGCCTTTAATATATCTATATTTGAGAGAATAAAAGAATTTGGAGTACTAAGAGCAGTAGGAACTTCACGATATCAAATAAAAAGTATTATATTTATAGAATCATGTATAATGATAATAGTTGGTATTCCTATTGGTATTTTATGTGGTATAGCTGCCATAAAAATTCTTGTTTTTATAGTGAATTTAAATAAGTTTAATATGTTCCGTGATATTAATATACATATATCTCTTAGTGTTATTATATCAGGCGCAGGTTTTGGTGTTTTATGTATTCTTTTTTCATCAATAGTTCCTGTTATTAAAAGTGGTAGGATTAATCCTATTGAGGCAATAAAAGGCTTTAAAAAAATAAAGCTATTAAAACATAAAAGAAAACATTTTAAATTTATAAAAGGTATAAAATTTGAAACTATTTTAATTTTTAGGAATATTAAAAGAAATAAAGGCAGATTTAGGTTAGTTGTATTGTCTATTGCAGTTAGTATAACAATTTTTATTTCATTTTACAGTTTTGTAATGCTTATATTTAGAAACATAGGTAAAGTAGGATATAAAAAAGATATGCATATAAGTACAACGGATATTACATTTAAAAAAGAAGATATATACGATATGAAAAATATTAAAGGAGTAAAAGAAATATATCCTTTAGAAGAAAGTAGTATTCTAATATTTTGTCCTTTAAATAGACTATCAGAAAATTTTAAAAAAACAAGTAGGACTATACACTATAAGCAGGGATATTTTTGGGATACATATAACATATATTTTTCTGGCTATGATTCAAATGAACTTGATGAGATTAAAGACTATGTTATTAAAGGAAAAATAGATATTGATAAGCTTAATAAAGGTGAAGAAGTTTTAGTATTTGAAAAAGTAAACAGTAGAACAACAGGGGAAGTTAATGAAACAAACTTACAAATTGGTGATGAGATTTACATTGATAATAATAATATCTATAAAAAACCTGAAGATTACCCTAAAATTGATTTCCAGAAATTAAAAAAGGTTAAAGTGGGAGCAGTAATAAGTAAAAGTATTTTTCAAGCTTATGGAGGTTCAAGTATGCTTTTTATATCTTCGTTGGAAGGATATAAAAATATAGTTGGACACAATAATTTTAGTGATTTTGAGGTTGAACTTTTTAAAAATGCAGACAAAAAAAAGGTTAAACAAAAAATAAAAAGTAAGCTTGGAGTTAATTATAAATACACACTACAAGATTCAGAGGAGATTCAAAAAGAATATGAAGAGTCTAAAATAGAGGTGTTTATATTAATTTATGGATTTATAGGTGTTATATCTTTAATTGGTATTTTAAATATAGTGAATACTGTAAATACAAATTTGATTTTAAGGTTAAAGGAGTTTGCATGTCTTATAGCAGTTGGAATGAGTATAAGTGATTTGAAAAAAATGTTATTAAAAGAAGGAATACTTTACGGAATATATGGAACTATATATGGCATGATTTTCAGTAGTGGATTATATTATATAATTTATAAATCAATACTTAAGACAGAAACTGTTATATGGTATATGTATGCTAAAGAAGTTATTATATCTGTAATTAGCGTTATTATAATAATATTTGTTTCTATGATTTTTCCTTTAAAGAGAATAGAAAAAATGAATATAATAGAAAATATGCGAGGAGAAGAATGA